DNA from Felis catus isolate Fca126 chromosome B3, F.catus_Fca126_mat1.0, whole genome shotgun sequence:
ttGTATTGTTGAAATCATTTTTGAGTAGTTTGTTAGCtgtgttatttcctggatgtttttctggggggaattcttccgtttcgtcattttggatagtccctggagtggtgcgggactgagGGGCACTTCCCccgtgctgtcttgaataacttgctgATGTCTGCAATaacagacctgatgtctgcccccagcccaccgctggggccacagtcagactggtgtgtgccttctcttcccctctcctaggggcaggattcactgtggggtggcgtggcccttctgggctacttgcacactgcccagcttgtggtgctggggatctggtgtattagcagggatggatcggcaaggtgcacagggacgGGAGGGGCAGGGTCAGCTAGCTTTTCCTTCCGAGATcggctttgggaggggccctgcggcactgggagggagtcagacccgctggagggatggatccccagaagcacagcgttgggtgtttgtggggtgcaagcaagttccctggcaggaactggttccctttgggattttggcttggggatgggcgagggagatggcgctggcgagagcctttgttccctgccaggctgtgctctgtcatccggggctcaacaactctccctcccgttgtcctccagccttcctgccctctgagcagagctgttagcttataaccttccagatgtcaagtccctcttgctgttggaacacactccggCTGTCCCCTCCGCTTTGCAAGCCAGActggggggctctgcttggcaggcgggccacccctctgccctggctccctcccaccagtcggTGGAGCGCGCacagcctcgccgcccttcctaccctcttccgtgggcctgtCGTCTGCgcctggctctggagactccgttttgctagtcttctggtggttttctgggttacttaggcaggtgtaggtggaatctaagtgatcagcaggatgtgcggtgagcccagcatcctcctacgcgtcatcttctctctctctttttaaaaataaataaataaataaaataaaaaaataaataaaaattaaaaaaaatgacaaactatTTTAATAAAGAGCATACATATAGGAAGTTTTGGAGTCTCTGGTGATATTGTGACCCTGCCATGCCAACGTTGGACTAAAATGCTATGATTTCTTTTaccctagggaaaaaaaaaaacttttttttttaatttaattgaaacACTATAATCATGGTTGATTACTAGCAAGACCAACAGCTACAAATACAATTCTAGTCAAGGTCATGTGGTACACAGTTACCTAAAAGGAAGTTAAGTGAAATTTTCAATATTCCTATGATAGGgcataagaaaaataacatttcctcTCCCCAGATTAAGTGAATGTAAAGAACCAAGTGTGAGGATAAAAACCTCATTCATTTAAGATGCAGGTAATGCCACATTTATGAAGTTTTGGAGAGTTTATACAGGGCAAGGATGCTGAGGCATCActctaaaagttaaaatattgCATCTTGTACCATCACCATACACTAAGAAGAAAGCCTAATGTCTGGGAGTCCTCTCCAAGTTCGCAGTATATTCCAACTTgtatatattacttatttattgattgacATGAGGTTTCCAATTTTGTGAACTTAGTTCAGGAAAGACATCTTGGCAGATCTAGTACAGAGTAAATGCAGTCTTACTACTAAGGCCATATATCCAGGTACATCCAACAGTATTAGAGTTACCTAGCTGGAAATAGACCTTTTATAAGTTATGCCATATCCTAACAGAATCACAATGTAGTTTCATAGGATTATGTAGCATGGCTCTGCCATGTGCAACAGAGAACTATACATGAGTTGGAAATCAGCTCGTGGCATTCTACTATGCCCCAGTAGTTATGGACCACCTGATCATGGCACTTCAACTGACTATAGGGATGGAGCTGTCCATCATGCTTTGTGTCATTTTATATTAAGACTGATTAGAGAGCATCACAATTTTTAGATTGTATCCTGCTATCTTGATATGGCATCTTCTAGAATGTAATGTATGCTCTTACTTAATGGCattatatgtattctttttccCAGTAATAAGATTCTGCAGGCTTGGGAGCAAGGATATTCCTCATATAGCTTCAATCCCTGTAAAACACTTGTACaatttatgctttattttcccACAACTTCATGCTCTCTAGTTCTAGAAGAACTCCTTTCACCAATAACACAGTAAGATTTACATTAACTTCAGGCTATTGCTGCTACTCATtcactttgcatttttctttctaagagaCATGAAGGCAAGGAAAGGTGTCACCATCTTGTAAAAGGTAATTTACTGTGATCATCAGAAGAGATAGTATTGCTACTATACAGTGATTAAGAATGGTcatggaagattttttaaaatttgaattgaaaTATGGAATTGAACTATTGTACTTCTCAAGTGAAAAAAATGCATTGGAAGGTATTACAGAGATGacagtgaagaggaaaaaaattagtgaacGTGAAGGCATAGCAATAACattatacaaaatgaaacatgaagaagataaaaataatttttattatacaacTGTCTTTAAAAGGTAAATGATAGTACACAGTGAATGTAATAACAATATGTTGTTGAATGTATTATCTCAATAGGTAATAATACTCATTAATATAAAACAGCACAAACAGGCAAATGGAAGTACAATGTTATAACTTTCTTATATGATACCTGGAAATATGTAATATTGAATTTAGACTGTGATACATTAAAATGTACAGTATGTATTATCAccctaaaataaacactaaaggcTTCAAGAAAAGAGATAGCTAAGAGGTCAAGATTATTACTATGAATAAATTgaactcaataataaatataaacaaaggaaatataaataacacTCAGTGttcaagaaaatacataaataagacaaaagtggaaaaaacagatgaaacaaatataaatagatgGTCAATTTTAACTGAACTGTGTCTATCTATTATCATGATATCTGTAAATGACCTAATAACCTATTTAAAGGCAGAGATTATTGCATTGGTTAAGATTTATGTTACATACAagaaactgtattaaaaataaagagccatacaatgagaaagaatgaaatatggccttttgtagcaacgtggatggaactagagagtgttatgctaagtgaaataagccatacagagaaagacagataccatatgttttcactcttaggtagatcctgagaaacttaacagaaacccatgggggacgggaaggaaaaaaaaagaggttagagtgggagagagccaaagcataagagactcttaaaaactgagaacaaactgagggttgacgggggtgggggggtggggggggtgggggggtgggagagagcggagggtgggtgatgggtattgaggagggcaccttttgggatgagcactgggtgttgtatggaaaccaatttgacaataaatttcatatattgaaaaaataaaaataaaaaaagtaaagagccATATAGATGCAGAGTAAAAGGatagtaaaataaatactatGTTACTATATTACTATTTAACCAGACTGTGTTGTCTCTATTTACTATTATATcttaacaaattaccccaaacttaATGACTTAAAATAGCAAAACTTTATTCTCATACAATTCTTTAAGTCAAAAGTCTGATCCAACTCTCATTAGGCTATACTCGGAGAGTTGGCAGAGTTCCATTCCTTTCCAGAGACTATAAgagtatctgtttccttccctttttcaattaaatcaaaatgaagcagagaatgtgaaaaatataaataaacataaaacatgtgacaagaaagaaaattttaatccAGTCTATATCAATGATAATCCTATTATGTGTCTATCATTTTTTCATGACTATTGTCAtgcatttgcacacacacacacacacacacacacacacacatacacacatacacatacaaacccTAAAAGACTTCATACCATTTTTTGTACAGTGTgcagtacatatatatttacatatatcaaCATATTTGACAAGCTACCACATTTTGTGATATTCCAATGTACCAATTAATaaaatctctgtgcctttgtaCTAGTCATCTTCTCTGTCTAGAATTTTCTCTCCCTGGGAAATTGCACAGGTACTTCTCTCAAGTCACCTGGATATCAGCTAACTACCACCAACAAGACCTTGCTTAACAACCGAAAGCAAAGTAACTTCCATCTCCTGTCAAACATATCATGGCAGTATTTTTCACTTGCTTCAGAGCACTATCTCTTGGATATTatggggttttttggggggccAATTTAATACTTTAATCTGTTTTTATCTATTTCAATATAACCCCAAGAGACCTAGAATCTTACCTGCCTTGTTCACatacctagaatagtgcctgaaaATTGGAATTGCTTAATAAATTCAGTATTTCCTAAAATGACTGACTCACATAGTacactaataaataaatgatttaattaattCCAACTGAACTTTCTCCTTTGTTGCATGTCTCACTCTTCTATTCCATTCAGCAAACCATGTGACGACTCAGTAACCTCCTCATGGAAGCTTTTACTTCCTGGTTGCGAAGGGTATAAATCACAGGGTTCATCAAAGGAAAGATCActgtgtgaaagagagaaaccacTTTGTCGGCTGGGAAAGCTCTGAAGGGACGAGTATAGATGAAGATGGCAGGTCCAAACATGAGAAACACAATGATAATGTGTGTGGTACATGTGGAAAGAGCCTTGTGTTTGCCTTCAGAGGTGTGTCCCTTCACACGATAGAGGATGACAGCATAAGAGGCCAGAAGCCCCAGGAAGCACAGCAGGGTAAGCAGGCCACTGTTGGAGACCATCAGGAGCTCCACCACAAAGGTGTCTGTGCAGGCCAGCTTGATGACCTGTGGCACATCACAGAAGAAGTTATCCAGCTGGTTTGGGCCACAGAAGGGCAAGTGGAGAATAAGGGCTACTTGCACAATGGAATGAGTAAAGCCCCCAAGCCACAGAGCCAACAGCAAGGCATTGCAGATTCTAGGGTTCATAACAGTGGTATAGTGCAAAGGATGACAAATGGCCATGTAGCGGTCAAAGGCCATCACAACAAGAAGGAACATCTCCCCTGCCCCAAGAAAGTGCAAGAAAAAAAGCTGAGTGATGCAGCCCCTGTAGgagattattttcttctcagagaGGAAGTCCATCAGCATCCTGGGGGCCACAATGAAGGAGTAGGATGCATCCAGGAAAGCCAAGTTGCCCAGAAAGAAGTAGAGGGGGGCTGTGAGGCCAGGGTCTGATCTGATGGTGAGGATGATGAGTAGATTTCCAGGGAGAATGATGAGGTAGAAAACTAAGACTAGCACAAAGACCAGGAGTTGAGCCTGTTGAGACTGGGTGAGACCAAGGAGGATAAATTCTGTCACCACTGTGCtgttctccctctccatctctcctctgtctgcaacataacaaagaacaaaatattatCTGTTATAACCACCTTTTCATCTACTCCATAGCTCTTTTCAGATAAAAGCATTTACCACTTCCAACACTTGCCTAGCAGAAAAACACACATGCCCGTAATTGTCTTATGTCTTGAGTTGACCTTTCTACCCTTCATTTCTTGATTCCCCCCTAAGCCATTGTTCTTATAACAACTCTCATTCCCATTTAACCATGAACTTCTATGTaatgttctcctctaggactcTGGGCTAGTTTGCTTGAGGTATAGTTGaaatttcctcattaaaaaactttaatcaTTATGAAATTTGTCAGGCTTGTTGTTCTTTTGGTTAGTGGTGGTGCACTGTCTCTAATGTTATAATAGTTGCTGGCTTTTGGTCACTTCTCATTCCCACAGACCAAAGTACTTTGGCAAATTCTTCTTACCTTTCTTTCCTGTAGACTCTCTAGTTCTATGCCTTCTTTTCTAAATGTGTTTTTACTTGTTCTGCTTTGGTGTCCTTGTGCACCTTTATTCCAAAATGGCTTAGGGTCTCAAACAAGAATCCTACATTCTCTAACTTAGAGGTTTTCCCCTAGTTACCCTCTTGGTTGTTCCCCATCCTGAATCTACTACATACCCTGTTCTTAAATCCTAATTAATACTAACCCAGTTTTATTTGCTCACCATGTATCCATAACCTCCTTTTCCCTCAGATCTCAGAATGGTAGGCAAATGACATCCTTCccacaaatattttcatgtaaaacttatcataatatataaaatattttcaatatctgAACTAATAAATCAAAGCATGATAGAGTTGGAATTGTCCATATAGAACATAAAGTATGATGTACTCATTggacagatgagaaaaataaaggaattgtagttaagattttaattttgcagCAACTTCTTCATTCTCATTTGCAAgtagagtagaaaaaaataagaggtaTGTATTTCTTAGTTTAAACTGATTAGTACATTATTAATCAGAGTCTGTAAATTGGTATTACTTAATTGTAATATTGCTTGCATAAATATTTACCCTTTCAGGCTGTAATCTGTTCTAAATAAGAACTCTACTTAGAATTATATTTGTGGTTGTCTTCTAATTTGTATGTTACTATAATAGTAGAAacatactttataaataaatactcatATATTTTGATATCTCTAGATGTTTGTTGGCATGAATGACTTAAAAACGGAAGATTGCTAATTGtaacaaaaaattataatgtaacaaaatattataataatattataatattattataatatataacaatatttcccttgattttttaaattttttttaatgtttatttatttttgagacagagagagagcgcgagtggtggaggggcagagagagagggagacacagaatctgaaacaggcgccaggctctgagttgtcagcacagagcctgatgcagggctcgaacccacgagctgtgagatcatgacctgagccaaagtcggatgcttaaccgactgagccacccaggcgcccctcccttgttttttaattacatgcaatagttgtttttaaaaaatactatggaTACAATGGAATATAGTTTGATAATAAGAAGGAATGATGTATTGTGACATGCAGAAACATGAATgaactcaaaaacattatgctatgtgaaaggAACCAGTCACAAAGGACAGCATATGTACAATTCAGTTTATGAAAATCTCCAGACAAGGCAAATTgttagagacaggaagtagaagagTGGTTGCCTAGGACTACGATGCAATGGGGAGTAACTGCTaatatgagttttctttttggggtggggaaaatgctctaaaatttatcatgatgatgatgatactttCATAACtctgtaaatacatttaaaaccattgaattatgctctttaaattttatggtatgttgattatatttcaataaatcattttttaagtgcCATTAGATGTGGTGGGAAaaactggagagagaaaaattccCAATTGAAATTTGTCACGAATTTTTGATAGCATCCCCAAAAGAGAAggtaggaagagaggggagaaaaaggagaaagactaAAGAAACCTTGAGAAGTCCATAAAGAAACTCATGGGACACTTAGGCAATATACTAGTATTTTAGGGCACAATTATTAGGAAACATCAGAACCTGTGACGTTCTATGTGATCAGTAACATTTGTAACTAGCCACCAAATATTATAGAAAAGGAATTTATAACATGTGTACACATATTTGTACATACAGATACATGTTCACATAGGTATCAACACACACATAGTGAATTtgagaaagcaaacaaatgaacaaaggggaaaaaagagggagagaatgagaggcagtctgagaaacagacccttaactatagagaacaaactgatggttaccagaaggggatgggggtgggtgggttaagtaggtgatggggattaaggagtccaCTTAGTGTGATGAGCAGCTGGTAGTGTGTGtcagtgttgaatcactatattgtacacctgaaactaatattacagtgtatgttaattaactggtatttaaataaaaactttaaaaaaaaagaggaaaaaatatctttGGTGTCCTTGAAATTAGCTTAGaagtttccttctgtcttttaCCCATGTGGACGCCTATTGGTGTCCACCTTTATTTCTTACTCTGTCTATACAAACCTGCTCTTAGGAAAGTAAGTCCATAGCACCCTCTGTCTATTTAGGTTTTGGGCATTCCAGGTAATCACTTACAGTAATTTCATGCTTTTGGGGGGTTGACATTTCAAGATACAGGGAACACTCTGAGAGTTACAGTCTCCcactctttttctgcttttatttttccagtatcCATCTCTAATCCCTGTTACTAATAGATGGACTTGCATATCACTTCATGTCTTTAATCCactttcttctcccattcccatTTATATACCTTCTATTCCCGTGATTCTCAAATTGTGCTCATCATAGACACTGAGGACAGACATGCATCCAACGGACATTACTCTGCATAAAATggattcctgaaagaaaaaaaaaagccccaatgATTCTCACAGGCGCAAGCTTTTGTTGTAGTCAGATAAGGCAAAGAAGTATTGTCAGTGTAGGCTAAGACACAGACCtgaatgttttcatcacccctatccttccttaataaaaaaaacacatctgGCATTTTAGTGCATCTTTAGATGCACAGATAGAGAGGGTGCTGGTACCTGGCCCTCTTCCTCAGAGTGCAGACACACTGCCTCCACAGGTCACACTGAGCATGCCTGGACTCCTCCTGGAGCCAGGTGTTTGGGGACCGGTCACCTTCCTAGCATCTCCTTCATCTCTCCCCATGcattttctcttgctcctttctAAACGTTtcatatttatccattctcttccTACTAATTCTCCTTTATAGACCCGCTTTcgtgaatatttttacatttgccttatttttcctgtggtttctcTCCACAGAGcccttgcttttccttcttcattactttcttgtccttccctttctctcatttGCCCACATTCTTTTAGTCTTAAtgtattttcactttgtttcGTGCACACATTCTACATCATTACTTTCAATACCTGTCTTTCCATTGATTCTGAGACAATAGATTGCTCCAAGGCAGAGGGAGTATGGTAGGTGCTTCCTAAGTGTTCCATTCCAGTGGATTTTTCAACAGATTGAAAATGCTTAACTTGCTCTTCACTGCTAAGACTTTCTTCCTGAACATTAAACTTGCTGAAATTTACTTCGTCTCAAACACTCATTAGTTACTTCATGTTGTCTCAAATATTTTGTCTAACtcattatgataaaaataaagtgatttatCTTTGTGCTTTGAACTAAATACCCTTAAAACCACCCCTGCCAATATGAGTCCATTTAATGAAAGTTTGAAAATGACATTGTGTTTTCTGATACTATATtcataacattttcaaattattaaaatacactCTTACCCATTTCTATGAGTTTTGAAAACTGTGAATCGAACtgaagaacataaaaaatatttaatcaatacTAAAGTTGAGGAttatataaaactttattcaatTGAAAAAGTCTTCACCCAGACAATTGCTTATCAAATCAATGGGATGGCTACATTGGATGATGGAAACCTCTATTGtcctttaatattttcatgttttagatAGTGTCATGAATGTTACAGATAGAACCCTGCCTTGGGAATTATTCTATCTTATTTAAGTTACTATAACTACAATTTGGTAGCTGTAAAC
Protein-coding regions in this window:
- the LOC101100726 gene encoding olfactory receptor 4N5, producing MERENSTVVTEFILLGLTQSQQAQLLVFVLVLVFYLIILPGNLLIILTIRSDPGLTAPLYFFLGNLAFLDASYSFIVAPRMLMDFLSEKKIISYRGCITQLFFLHFLGAGEMFLLVVMAFDRYMAICHPLHYTTVMNPRICNALLLALWLGGFTHSIVQVALILHLPFCGPNQLDNFFCDVPQVIKLACTDTFVVELLMVSNSGLLTLLCFLGLLASYAVILYRVKGHTSEGKHKALSTCTTHIIIVFLMFGPAIFIYTRPFRAFPADKVVSLFHTVIFPLMNPVIYTLRNQEVKASMRRLLSRHMVC